One window of Deltaproteobacteria bacterium genomic DNA carries:
- a CDS encoding ADP-ribosylglycohydrolase family protein — MLGAIIGDVVGSIWEFRRIKTKRSPLFSERNGITDDGVLTVAVADALLHGSDPAGSLRDWAGRVPLGRRVGGYGQKFLRWVAAATVQPPYNSYGNGGAMRVSPAAFLADTLRDCLAMAQRVTAITHNHPEDMKGALATAHAIFLARQGETPETIRVAVPEAFTCALTTAGYEDAVRNAVSLGGDADTLAAIAGGLAEALFGIPEAVRAEGMRYLPDAMKALLVSAYAESDRDAR, encoded by the coding sequence ATGCTTGGCGCCATCATCGGAGACGTCGTTGGTTCGATCTGGGAGTTCCGGCGCATCAAGACGAAGCGCTCCCCGCTGTTCTCGGAGCGCAACGGGATTACCGACGACGGCGTCCTGACGGTCGCGGTGGCCGATGCCCTGCTGCATGGCAGCGATCCAGCCGGATCGCTGCGCGACTGGGCGGGGCGCGTCCCCTTGGGTCGTCGTGTCGGAGGGTACGGTCAGAAGTTCCTGCGATGGGTGGCGGCGGCCACCGTGCAACCGCCCTACAACAGTTACGGCAACGGTGGCGCCATGCGCGTCAGCCCCGCCGCGTTCCTCGCCGACACGCTGCGCGATTGCCTCGCCATGGCCCAGCGGGTCACCGCGATCACCCACAATCACCCGGAGGACATGAAGGGGGCGCTTGCCACCGCCCACGCGATCTTTCTCGCGCGTCAGGGCGAGACGCCCGAGACCATCCGCGTCGCAGTGCCCGAGGCGTTCACCTGCGCCCTGACGACGGCGGGCTACGAGGACGCGGTGCGTAACGCCGTGTCGCTCGGGGGCGATGCCGATACGCTGGCGGCCATCGCCGGCGGACTCGCGGAGGCGCTTTTCGGCATACCGGAGGCGGTGCGCGCGGAAGGGATGCGATACCTCCCGGACGCGATGAAGGCCCTGCTTGTCAGCGCCTATGCAGAGTCGGATCGGGACGCTCGATAG